One Euphorbia lathyris chromosome 1, ddEupLath1.1, whole genome shotgun sequence DNA segment encodes these proteins:
- the LOC136208383 gene encoding exocyst complex component EXO70E2-like: MGGDCGYVIPEMEREEDLIAAAKHIARALESKKNLTDDAKKILADLGTRLSNISIKDEDVNEVEGITDIEKQLNVVQEKIMSWETDQSMIWDSGLDEAAQYLNAADEARKFVERLETLSSNDKDSGEKELLQRSHDILQIAMARLEEEFKHILLQNRQPFEPEHVSFRSSEEDTADFSSVISLGDDSVEESINRDSLSRNSEEFIIDLVHPEVISDLRCIANLMFISNYGHECSQAYISVRRDALDECLFILEMEKLSIEDVLKLEWGSLNSKIKRWVRAMKMFVRVYLASEKYLTEQIFGELGTVNLVYFAEASKGSILQLLNFGDAVSIGPHKPEKLFPILDMYEVLADLLPDIDSLYSDDAGFCVRTDCREVLRRLGDSVKTAFHEFQNAIATSVSLNPFPGGGIHHLTRYVMNYINTLTDYRETLNFLLRDDNGEDPVLLSPDMSPPAEEESRNGSRKDDSPMARHFRSVASILECNLDDKAKLYKDPSLQHIFLMNNVHYMTQKIKNSVLRHIFGDDWIRKHNWKFQQHAMNYERAAWSSVLALLRDEGNCNSDSVSKSLLKERFRNFNLAFEDVYRTQTAWIIPDQQLREDLQISTSVKVIQAYRTFVGRHSNHISDKHIKHSADDLESFLCDLFQGSQKSLQNLHRR; encoded by the coding sequence ATGGGTGGGGATTGTGGGTATGTCATTCCTGAAATGGAACGAGAAGAAGACTTGATTGCTGCTGCAAAACACATTGCAAGGGCGTTGGAATCAAAGAAGAACCTCACTGATGATGCTAAGAAAATTTTAGCAGACCTTGGCACTCGATTGTCTAACATAAGTATCAAGGATGAAGATGTGAACGAGGTTGAGGGAATAACTGATATTGAAAAGCAGCTAAATGTTGTTCAGGAGAAGATTATGAGTTGGGAAACAGATCAGTCTATGATTTGGGATTCAGGTCTTGATGAAGCTGCTCAATATCTAAATGCAGCTGATGAAGCAAGAAAGTTTGTGGAAAGGTTGGAGACATTGTCTTCGAATGATAAGGATAGCGGGGAAAAGGAACTGTTGCAGAGGTCTCATGACATCCTTCAAATTGCAATGGCAAGGCTTGAGGAAGAGTTCAAGCATATTCTTCTCCAAAACAGACAACCTTTTGAGCCAGAACATGTGTCTTTCCGTTCTAGTGAAGAGGATACTGCAGATTTCAGCTCAGTAATCTCTCTTGGGGATGACTCGGTTGAGGAATCAATCAATAGAGATAGTCTTAGCAGAAATTCAGAGGAATTCATCATTGATTTGGTTCATCCAGAAGTCATTTCTGATCTCAGATGCATTGCAAATTTAATGTTCATCTCCAATTACGGCCACGAATGTTCTCAGGCCTATATTAGTGTGAGAAGAGATGCCTTGGATGAGTGTCTCTTTATCCTTGAAATGGAGAAACTGAGCATTGAAGATGTGCTGAAATTGGAGTGGGGAAGCTTGAATTCCAAGATCAAAAGGTGGGTGAGAGCGATGAAGATGTTTGTGCGGGTGTATCTTGCTAGCGAGAAATATCTCACCGAGCAAATTTTTGGAGAGCTTGGAACAGTTAATCTGGTTTATTTTGCTGAGGCTTCAAAGGGTTCAATTTTACAGCTATTGAATTTTGGCGATGCTGTATCTATCGGACCTCACAAACCGGAGAAGCTATTTCCTATTCTAGATATGTATGAGGTTCTTGCAGATCTTCTTCCTGATATAGACTCTTTATACTCAGATGATGCTGGTTTTTGTGTTAGAACTGATTGTCGTGAGGTTCTAAGGCGATTGGGGGACTCTGTTAAGACTGCATTCCACGAATTCCAGAATGCCATCGCAACAAGTGTGTCCTTAAATCCTTTCCCTGGAGGTGGAATTCACCATTTGACTCGGTATGTCATGAACTATATCAACACGCTTACAGACTATCGCGAGACCCTTAATTTTCTACTCAGAGATGATAATGGAGAGGATCCTGTTTTGTTGTCCCCGGATATGAGTCCGCCTGCAGAAGAAGAAAGCAGAAATGGAAGCAGAAAAGATGATTCCCCAATGGCTCGCCACTTTCGATCAGTTGCTTCAATTCTGGAGTGCAACCTTGATGATAAGGCCAAGTTATACAAAGATCCTTCCTTGCAGCACATTTTCTTGATGAACAACGTGCATTATATGACTCAAAAGATAAAGAATTCGGTGCTTAGGCATATATTCGGGGATGACTGGATACGAAAGCACAACTGGAAGTTCCAACAGCACGCGATGAACTATGAAAGAGCTGCTTGGAGTTCAGTTCTAGCGCTGTTGAGGGATGAAGGAAATTGCAACTCGGATTCTGTCTCGAAATCCCTTCTGAAGGAGAGGTTTCGAAACTTTAACCTTGCTTTCGAGGATGTTTACCGGACTCAGACAGCATGGATAATACCTGACCAGCAGCTTCGAGAAGATTTGCAGATATCGACGTCTGTTAAGGTGATCCAGGCGTATCGAACATTCGTTGGAAGACATAGCAATCACATAAGTGACAAGCACATAAAACACAGTGCAGATGATTTAGAGAGCTTTTTGTGTGATCTGTTCCAGGGTTCTCAAAAATCATTGCAGAATCTTCATAGGAGATGA
- the LOC136208389 gene encoding exocyst complex component EXO70E2-like, with translation MGDCGYVIPELEREEDLIAAAKHISIIHENVNEVEGITEIEKQLNVVQEKIMSWETDQSMIWDSSLDEATQYLNAADEARKFVEKLEALSSNNKDCREKELLQRSHDILQIAMTRLEEEFKHILLRNRQPFEPERVSFRSSAEDTIDFSSVISLGDNSVEKSINRDSVSRNSEEFIIDLVHPEVISDLRCIANLMFISKYGHECSQAYISVRRDALDECLFILEMEKLSIEDVLKLEWRSLNSKIKRWVRAMKMFVRVYLASEKYLIEQIFGDLGTVNLVCFAEALKGSILQLLIFGDAISMGPHKPEKLFPIFDMYEVLADLFPDIDSLYSDDAGFCVRTDCREVLKRLGDSVKTAFRGGRRIKLRGGGKTLTIFLGWLDRASGDFDGGQNPSPISHAVGPPLTAFHEFEMSIATSVSLNPFPGGGIHHLTRYVMNYINTLADYRETLNFLLRDENGEDPVLLSPDLSPPTEEENRNGSRNDVSPMARHFRSVASILVCNLDDKAKLYKDPSLQHIFLMNNIHYMTQKINNSVLRHIIGDNWIRMHNRKFQQHAMNYERAAWSSVLALLRVEGICKSDSVLESLVIKFNLAFEEVYRTQTAWIIPDQQLREDLHISTSVKVIQAYRTFVGRYNAHISDEHIKHTADDLERYLGDLFQGCQKSLQNPHRR, from the coding sequence ATGGGGGATTGTGGCTATGTGATTCCTGAACTGGAACGAGAAGAAGACTTGATTGCTGCTGCAAAACACATAAGTATAATCCATGAAAACGTGAACGAGGTTGAGGGAATAACTGAGATTGAAAAGCAGCTAAATGTTGTTCAGGAGAAGATTATGAGTTGGGAAACGGATCAGTCTATGATTTGGGATTCAAGTCTTGATGAAGCTACTCAATATCTAAATGCAGCTGATGAAGCAAGAAAGTTTGTGGAAAAATTGGAGGCATTGTCTTCGAATAATAAGGATTGCAGGGAAAAGGAACTGTTGCAGAGGTCTCATGACATCCTTCAAATTGCAATGACAAGGCTTGAGGAAGAGTTTAAGCACATTCTTCTCCGAAACAGACAACCTTTTGAGCCAGAACGGGTGTCTTTCCGTTCTAGTGCAGAGGATACTATAGATTTCAGCTCAGTAATCTCTCTTGGGGATAACTCGGTTGAGAAATCAATTAATAGAGATAGTGTTAGCAGAAATTCAGAGGAATTCATCATTGATTTGGTTCATCCAGAAGTAATTTCTGATCTTAGATGCATTGCAAATTTAATGTTCATCTCCAAGTACGGCCACGAATGCTCTCAGGCCTATATTAGTGTGAGAAGAGATGCCTTGGATGAGTGTCTCTTTATCCTTGAAATGGAGAAACTGAGCATTGAGGATGTGCTGAAATTGGAATGGAGAAGCTTGAATTCCAAGATCAAAAGGTGGGTAAGAGCTATGAAGATGTTCGTGCGGGTGTATCTTGCTAGCGAGAAATATCTCATCGAACAAATTTTTGGAGACCTTGGAACAGTTAATCTGGTTTGTTTTGCTGAGGCTTTAAAGGGTTCAATTTTACAGCTATTGATTTTTGGCGATGCTATATCTATGGGACCTCACAAACCAGAGAAGCTATTTCCTATTTTTGATATGTATGAGGTTCTTGCAGATCTTTTTCCAGATATAGACTCTTTATACTCGGATGATGCTGGGTTTTGTGTTAGAACTGACTGTCGTGAGGTTCTAAAGCGATTGGGGGACTCTGTTAAGACTGCATTTAGGGGCGGGCGCAGGATAAAGTTACGGGGCGGGGGAAAAACTTTAACAATTTTCCTGGGCTGGCTTGATAGGGCTTCTGGGGATTTTGACGGGGGCCAAAATCCTTCCCCCATAAGCCATGCTGTCGGTCCGCCCCTGACTGCATTCCACGAATTCGAGATGTCCATCGCAACAAGTGTGTCGTTAAATCCTTTCCCGGGAGGTGGAATTCACCATCTGACTCGGTATGTCATGAACTATATCAACACACTTGCAGACTATCGCGAGACCCTTAATTTTCTACTCAGGGATGAAAATGGAGAGGATCCTGTTTTGTTGTCCCCGGACCTGAGTCCACCTACAGAAGAGGAAAACAGAAATGGAAGTAGAAATGATGTTTCCCCAATGGCTCGCCACTTTCGATCGGTTGCTTCGATTCTAGTGTGCAATCTTGATGATAAGGCCAAGTTATACAAAGATCCTTCCTTGCAGCACATTTTTTTGATGAACAACATACATTATATGACTCAAAAGATAAATAATTCGGTGCTTAGGCATATAATTGGCGATAACTGGATACGAATGCACAACCGGAAGTTCCAACAGCACGCAATGAACTATGAAAGAGCTGCTTGGAGTTCAGTTCTAGCTCTGTTGAGGGTTGAAGGAATTTGCAAGTCGGATTCAGTCTTGGAATCCCTTGTCATAAAGTTTAACCTTGCTTTTGAGGAGGTTTACCGGACTCAGACAGCATGGATAATACCTGACCAGCAGCTTCGAGAAGATTTGCATATATCGACGTCTGTTAAGGTGATTCAGGCATACCGAACATTCGTCGGAAGATATAACGCTCACATAAGTGATGAGCACATAAAACACACTGCAGATGATTTAGAGAGGTATTTGGGTGATCTGTTCCAGGGTTGTCAAAAATCATTGCAGAATCCTCACAGGAGATGA
- the LOC136208373 gene encoding serine carboxypeptidase-like 25, which produces MAGRQIFESMFLMLLVVFFTTSSHATTTTKEEEQDRITSLPGQPAVSFHQFSGYVTVEKVAGRALFYWLTEATLLPSSKPLVVWLNGGPGCSSVAYGASEEIGPFRINKTSSGLYLNKFSWNTVANLLFLETPAGVGFSYSNRTSDLKDTGDIRTAKDSLKFLVEWMNRFPRYKNREMYLTGESYAGHYVPQLARQILMYNKYSKHPLNLKGIMVGNAVTDTYYDNLGTVTYWWSHAMISDKTYQQLINTCDFGRQKESDECESLYSYAMDQEFGNIDQYNIYAPPCNNSDGSTSSSYTRQSMRLPHRPLKSFRQLYGYDPCTEKYAEIYYNRPDVQKALHANLTKIPYKWTACSEVLNRNWNDTEASILPIYRQMIAGGLRIWVFSGDVDSVVPVTATRYSLAKLKLTTKVAWYPWYVKKQVGGWTEVYEGLTFATVRGAGHEVPLFKPRAALTMFKSFLKGEPLPKS; this is translated from the exons aTGGCTGGAAGACAGATCTTCGAGTCCATGTTTTTAATGTTATTGGTCGTGTTTTTTACTACTTCCAGTCatgcaacaacaacaactaaagaagaagaacaagacaGGATCACGTCACTTCCCGGCCAACCAGCCGTTTCTTTTCACCAGTTTTCCGGCTATGTCACGGTTGAAAAAGTCGCCGGGAGAGCTCTCTTTTACTGGCTAACTGAGGCTACTCTTCTCCCTTCTTCTAAACCCTTGGTCGTTTGGCTCAATGGAG GTCCAGGTTGCTCATCAGTGGCATATGGGGCATCAGAGGAAATAGGCCCATTTAGAATAAACAAGACATCTTCAGGCTTATATCTAAACAAATTTTCCTGGAACACCGTGGCTAACCTTTTGTTCTTGGAAACTCCTGCTGGTGTTGGCTTCTCTTACTCTAATCGGACCTCCGATTTAAAAGACACCGGCGATATCCGAACCg CCAAAGACTCACTAAAATTCCTAGTAGAATGGATGAATAGATTCCCGCGATACAAAAACAGGGAAATGTATCTTACTGGAGAGAGTTATGCTGGCCATTATGTCCCCCAACTTGCCAGACAAATTCTGATGTACAATAAATACTCTAAGCATCCATTAAATCTCAAAGGGATTATG gtcgGAAATGCAGTTACAGACACATACTACGACAACCTTGGAACGGTGACGTACTGGTGGAGCCATGCGATGATCTCTGATAAAACATATCAGCAACTCATAAATACATGTGATTTCGGGAGGCAAAAAGAATCAGATGAATGTGaatctttatatagttatgctATGGATCAAGAGTTTGGAAATATTGACCAGTATAATATTTATGCTCCTCCTTGTAATAACTCTGATGGTTCCACATCGTCTTCCTATACTCGCCAATCCATGCGATTGCCTCACCGACCCCTTAAG AGTTTCAGGCAGCTGTATGGGTATGATCCTTGTACTGAAAAATATGCAGAGATATATTACAATAGACCAGATGTTCAAAAAGCACTTCATGCTAACTTAACCAAGATACCATATAAGTGGACTGCTTGCAG TGAGGTTTTGAATCGGAACTGGAACGATACAGAAGCTTCCATACTCCCAATTTACAGACAAATGATTGCTGGTGGGCTCAGAATTTGGGTATTTAG TGGGGACGTGGACTCTGTGGTGCCTGTTACTGCCACTAGATACTCTCTTGCAAAGCTGAAATTGACAACAAAGGTAGCATGGTACCCTTGGTATGTTAAGAAACAG GTGGGAGGATGGACCGAAGTATACGAAGGGCTAACATTTGCGACTGTAAGAGGAGCCGGACATGAAGTTCCTCTTTTCAAACCCAGGGCTGCTCTTACAATGTTTAAGTCTTTTTTGAAAGGAGAACCTCTTCCTAAGTCTTGA